The following proteins come from a genomic window of Achromobacter deleyi:
- a CDS encoding sensor domain-containing diguanylate cyclase — MHVDLLTLYFITIGTLLASAGLTFWEHRTHSNRSRSLGILAAGFATLALGCISALFRADMPAGLGSPVSNLIILSGYLLVLNSVASLSGRTWRGRSLALLAVMALIWLGAGIEGQDLVWKYVSAFPIALVSACTAWELLRCDAMKMLKTRNIAVAVAGVHALIYFGRAFLLPWWVAVEGPSVQLLASNITMYEGVLYSVLLPMTLVKLIREETHAQLVQESQTDYLTRLGNRRWFFEQGARLIETHGAREPIAVLAFDLDQFKGINDRYGHHTGDLVLKSFAGIARVALGPRAILARIGGEEFAALLAGDDARRAHELGADAATRFAQTIAHRADGLGIAATVSIGLAYFEDDAPALADGLARADMALYRAKSLGGNRLESALAPERVAAD, encoded by the coding sequence ATGCACGTCGATCTCCTGACCCTTTACTTCATCACCATCGGGACGCTGCTGGCCAGTGCCGGCCTGACGTTCTGGGAGCATCGGACCCACTCCAACCGCAGCCGCTCGCTGGGCATCCTGGCGGCCGGCTTCGCCACGCTGGCGCTTGGCTGTATCAGCGCCCTGTTCCGCGCCGACATGCCGGCCGGGCTGGGTTCGCCCGTCAGCAATCTCATCATCCTGAGCGGCTACCTGCTGGTCCTGAACAGTGTCGCCTCCCTGAGCGGGCGCACCTGGCGCGGCCGCTCGCTGGCCCTGCTCGCCGTCATGGCGCTGATCTGGCTGGGCGCGGGCATCGAGGGGCAGGACCTGGTGTGGAAATACGTCAGCGCCTTTCCCATCGCACTGGTCAGCGCCTGTACCGCCTGGGAACTGCTGCGTTGCGACGCCATGAAGATGCTGAAGACCCGCAACATCGCCGTGGCGGTCGCGGGCGTGCATGCGCTGATCTATTTCGGCCGCGCCTTCCTGCTGCCGTGGTGGGTCGCGGTGGAGGGCCCGTCGGTGCAACTGCTGGCCAGCAACATCACCATGTACGAGGGCGTGCTGTATTCGGTGCTGCTGCCGATGACGCTGGTCAAGCTGATCCGCGAGGAAACCCACGCCCAGCTGGTGCAGGAATCGCAGACCGACTACCTGACGCGCCTGGGCAATCGCCGCTGGTTCTTCGAGCAGGGCGCGCGCCTGATCGAGACCCACGGGGCGCGCGAGCCGATCGCCGTGCTGGCGTTCGACCTGGACCAGTTCAAGGGCATCAATGACCGCTATGGCCACCATACCGGCGACCTGGTGCTGAAGTCGTTCGCCGGTATTGCCCGCGTGGCGCTGGGGCCGCGGGCCATCCTGGCGCGCATCGGCGGCGAGGAATTCGCCGCGCTGCTGGCGGGCGACGATGCCCGCCGCGCGCACGAACTGGGCGCCGACGCCGCCACGCGCTTTGCCCAGACCATCGCCCACCGGGCCGACGGCCTGGGCATCGCCGCCACGGTCAGCATCGGCCTGGCGTACTTCGAGGACGACGCGCCGGCGCTGGCTGATGGGCTGGCGCGCGCCGACATGGCCTTGTATCGCGCCAAATCGCTGGGCGGCAACCGGCTGGAATCGGCGTTGGCGCCGGAACGCGTGGCTGCGGACTGA
- a CDS encoding TonB-dependent siderophore receptor has product MHDRLSRRAARLIGRTAPLLSPGRLAVLSLSATLLSPAALAQPAARAYAIPAGSLESVLTRYALESQLMLSYAATDVAGKRSGGLNGSHDPASALSQILAGTGMRASLQPNGGYLLRPAPGADGAQTLPSVTVTGERPETAWGPVQGFVAKQSATATKTDTPLHETPQSVSVVPRAQMVAQAADSLDQALAYTAGVMPLDGGALRNISTGFTVRGFNVTGSAPLYLNGTKLPMNSLSGAMEPYDYERIEVLKGPASILYGQAAPGGIINLVSKRPTAEPLREMEVKYGTWNTRQLAMDFGGPLTEDGNVRYRLTGLGRDADTMVRHINNDRQSLSGSLEWQLSGATRLTLLGGWSRTDNPYDVGKPRQGTLLPNPNGAIPRSVFLGEPGFDRFVVQGGHLGYLLEHKINDDWQVRQNLLGYNHRANSKSMYMMTSSVNPANPARVERLAVSRDDTDKGIALDNQLLGKLRHGRFEHTLLFGVDASRSSLTRDQAVGLNAVPIDVYDPVYGSTPTLDPARRGVDRSRQVGFYAQDQIKFDGRWIGLFGGRYDRARTEEAPGGDKQDSHAFSPRAGLMYLFDNGLAPYYSFTKSFQPTSGMDFGGTPFKPTTGTQHEIGLKYEPPGVDASVTLALYDITQRNVVTSDLANPGFSVQTGEVRSRGAELEGRASLNHNLDVVAAFTLTNARTTKSTRGDEGARPASVPRSMASLWLDYKLAALPGLSTAAGVRYVGRQESDGVTVPGYTVLDAALRYRLQNWEFALNVKNLTNKRYIAACPYACYYGDERNVMLTARVNW; this is encoded by the coding sequence ATGCACGACCGCCTCTCGCGCCGCGCCGCCCGCCTCATCGGCCGGACCGCCCCCCTGCTCTCGCCCGGCCGCCTGGCCGTGCTGTCCCTGTCGGCCACGCTGCTGTCGCCCGCCGCGCTGGCCCAGCCGGCCGCGCGCGCCTACGCGATTCCCGCCGGCTCGCTCGAAAGCGTGCTGACCCGCTATGCCCTGGAAAGCCAGCTGATGCTGTCCTATGCGGCGACGGACGTCGCCGGCAAGCGCAGCGGCGGCCTGAACGGCAGCCATGACCCGGCCTCGGCGCTGAGCCAGATCCTGGCCGGCACGGGCATGCGCGCCAGCCTGCAACCAAATGGCGGCTATCTGCTGCGTCCCGCGCCGGGCGCGGATGGCGCGCAGACCCTGCCGTCGGTGACGGTGACCGGGGAACGCCCGGAAACCGCCTGGGGCCCGGTGCAGGGCTTCGTGGCCAAGCAGAGCGCCACGGCCACCAAGACCGACACGCCGTTGCACGAAACGCCGCAATCGGTGTCGGTGGTGCCGCGCGCCCAGATGGTGGCGCAGGCCGCCGACTCGCTCGACCAGGCGCTGGCGTATACCGCCGGCGTGATGCCGCTGGACGGCGGCGCGCTGCGCAACATCAGCACCGGCTTCACGGTGCGCGGCTTCAACGTCACCGGCTCGGCGCCGCTGTACCTGAACGGCACCAAGCTGCCGATGAACTCGCTGAGCGGCGCCATGGAGCCGTATGACTACGAACGCATCGAGGTGCTGAAGGGGCCGGCGTCGATCCTGTACGGCCAGGCCGCGCCCGGCGGCATCATCAACCTGGTCAGCAAACGCCCCACCGCCGAGCCGCTGCGCGAGATGGAGGTGAAGTACGGCACCTGGAACACCAGGCAACTGGCCATGGACTTCGGCGGTCCGCTCACAGAGGATGGCAACGTGCGCTACCGCCTGACCGGGCTGGGGCGCGATGCGGACACCATGGTGCGGCACATCAACAACGACCGCCAGTCGCTGTCGGGCTCGCTCGAATGGCAGTTGAGCGGCGCCACGCGGCTGACGCTGCTGGGCGGCTGGAGCCGCACCGACAATCCCTACGACGTGGGCAAGCCGCGCCAGGGCACGCTGCTGCCCAATCCCAACGGCGCGATCCCGCGCTCGGTGTTCCTGGGCGAACCGGGTTTTGACCGTTTCGTGGTGCAGGGCGGCCACCTGGGCTACCTGCTGGAGCACAAGATCAACGACGACTGGCAGGTGCGCCAGAATCTGCTGGGCTACAACCACCGCGCCAATAGCAAGAGCATGTACATGATGACAAGCTCGGTCAACCCCGCCAACCCGGCGCGGGTCGAGCGCCTGGCCGTGTCGCGCGACGACACGGACAAAGGCATCGCCCTGGACAACCAGCTGCTGGGCAAGCTGCGCCACGGCCGCTTCGAGCACACCCTGCTGTTCGGCGTGGACGCCAGCCGCAGCAGCCTGACACGCGATCAGGCGGTGGGCTTGAATGCCGTCCCGATCGATGTGTATGACCCGGTCTACGGCAGCACGCCGACGCTGGACCCCGCCCGGCGCGGCGTCGACCGCTCGCGCCAGGTGGGTTTCTATGCCCAGGACCAGATCAAATTCGATGGCCGCTGGATCGGCTTGTTCGGCGGCCGCTACGACCGCGCCCGCACCGAGGAAGCCCCCGGCGGCGACAAGCAGGATTCGCACGCGTTCTCGCCGCGCGCCGGCCTGATGTATCTGTTCGACAACGGCCTGGCGCCCTACTACAGTTTCACCAAGTCATTCCAGCCGACCTCTGGCATGGATTTCGGCGGCACGCCGTTCAAGCCCACCACCGGCACGCAGCACGAGATCGGCCTGAAGTACGAGCCGCCCGGCGTCGACGCGTCGGTCACGCTGGCGCTGTACGACATCACCCAGCGCAACGTGGTGACCTCGGACCTGGCCAATCCCGGGTTCTCGGTGCAGACGGGCGAAGTGCGCTCGCGCGGCGCCGAGCTGGAAGGCCGCGCCAGCCTCAACCACAACCTGGATGTGGTGGCCGCCTTCACGCTGACCAATGCCAGGACAACCAAGAGCACGCGGGGCGATGAAGGCGCGCGGCCAGCGTCGGTGCCACGCTCCATGGCGTCGCTATGGCTGGACTACAAGCTGGCGGCGCTGCCCGGCCTGAGCACCGCGGCCGGCGTGCGCTACGTGGGACGGCAGGAAAGCGACGGCGTCACGGTGCCCGGCTACACCGTGCTGGACGCGGCGTTGCGGTACCGCCTGCAGAACTGGGAATTCGCGCTCAACGTCAAGAACCTGACGAACAAGCGCTACATCGCGGCGTGCCCCTATGCTTGCTACTACGGCGATGAGCGCAATGTGATGCTGACGGCGCGGGTGAACTGGTAG
- a CDS encoding FecR domain-containing protein — translation MPYSTASRPAPPLPALEGPPLPERASRAAVEWLVRLQAADADDALRRDWAQWLAADPDHARAWRHIESFGAHLRGLDAPLARGTLVRGGEQRGRRGALKALALAAFAGSGAWLARDGLVLQWQDLNADYRTGTGQRRALTLTDGTRIDLDTRSAIALRYDDGQRLIQLLHGRILVATAPDPARAGWPARPLRVDTARGRLRPLGTRFVAQHLDDADLVAVLEGAVEILPRDAPSATRIVRAGEQSHYSRLAAEAPLRSDQQADAQAGAWAAGMLVARDMRLDDFIAELARYRPGRLACAPQVAALRVSGVYPLADPDRVLDMLERTHPVEIRGVTRYWTTVARREP, via the coding sequence ATGCCCTACTCCACCGCCAGCCGGCCAGCGCCGCCCCTGCCCGCCCTGGAAGGCCCGCCGCTGCCCGAACGGGCCAGCCGGGCCGCGGTCGAGTGGCTGGTGCGCCTGCAGGCGGCCGATGCCGACGACGCCCTGCGCCGGGACTGGGCGCAGTGGCTGGCGGCCGACCCGGACCATGCGCGCGCCTGGCGCCATATCGAATCGTTCGGCGCGCACCTGCGCGGCCTGGATGCGCCGCTGGCGCGCGGCACCCTGGTGCGCGGCGGCGAACAGCGTGGCCGGCGCGGCGCGCTCAAGGCCCTGGCGCTGGCGGCGTTTGCCGGCTCGGGCGCCTGGCTGGCGCGCGACGGCCTGGTGCTGCAGTGGCAGGACCTGAACGCGGACTATCGCACCGGCACCGGCCAGCGACGCGCGCTGACGCTGACCGACGGCACCCGCATCGATCTGGACACGCGCAGCGCCATCGCCCTGCGCTACGACGACGGCCAGCGCCTGATCCAGCTGCTGCACGGCCGCATCCTGGTGGCCACCGCCCCCGACCCGGCGCGTGCGGGCTGGCCGGCCCGTCCGCTGCGGGTGGACACGGCCCGCGGCCGGCTGCGCCCACTGGGCACGCGGTTCGTGGCGCAGCATCTGGACGACGCCGATCTGGTGGCCGTGCTGGAAGGCGCGGTGGAAATCCTGCCCCGGGATGCCCCGTCGGCCACCCGCATCGTGCGGGCCGGCGAGCAAAGCCACTACAGCCGGCTGGCCGCCGAGGCGCCGCTGCGCAGCGACCAGCAGGCGGATGCCCAGGCCGGCGCCTGGGCCGCCGGCATGCTGGTGGCGCGCGACATGCGGCTGGACGACTTCATCGCCGAACTGGCGCGCTACCGGCCCGGCCGGCTGGCCTGTGCGCCGCAGGTCGCGGCCCTGCGCGTCTCGGGCGTCTATCCGCTGGCGGACCCGGACAGGGTGCTGGACATGCTCGAACGCACGCATCCGGTGGAAATCCGCGGTGTGACGCGCTACTGGACGACCGTGGCGCGGCGCGAACCGTGA
- a CDS encoding sigma-70 family RNA polymerase sigma factor yields MPPPSIEALYVDHHGWLKGWLRRRLGNSFDAADLAHDTFIRLIAREDPPVVREPRALLTTVAQGVLSNFMRRRKIEDAYLATLAALPEQTAPSPETRAILIETLVELDRRLDTLPAPVVKAFLLSQLDGMKQADIAAELKLSLATVQRHIARAAHCCFFGA; encoded by the coding sequence ATGCCCCCGCCCAGCATCGAAGCGCTGTATGTCGACCATCACGGTTGGCTCAAGGGATGGCTGCGCCGGCGCCTGGGCAATTCGTTCGATGCCGCCGACCTGGCGCACGACACCTTCATCCGCCTGATCGCGCGCGAAGACCCGCCCGTGGTGCGCGAACCGCGCGCGCTGCTGACCACCGTGGCGCAGGGCGTGCTGTCGAACTTCATGCGGCGCCGCAAGATCGAGGATGCCTATCTGGCGACGCTGGCCGCCCTGCCCGAGCAGACCGCGCCCAGCCCCGAGACGCGCGCCATCCTGATCGAGACCCTGGTCGAGCTGGACCGCCGCCTGGACACCCTGCCCGCGCCGGTGGTGAAAGCCTTCCTGCTGTCGCAACTGGACGGCATGAAGCAGGCGGACATCGCCGCCGAACTGAAGCTGTCGCTGGCCACGGTGCAACGCCATATCGCCAGGGCAGCGCATTGCTGCTTCTTTGGCGCCTGA
- a CDS encoding Bug family tripartite tricarboxylate transporter substrate binding protein, whose product MRMASALTAVSLWLGAGLISAAMAAGAYPDRPVKLIVPFPAGGATDLMARSLAQGLGEKLGQTVVVENRGGAGGAIGAEAVATAAPDGYTLLYSTMGVLTINPSLYPKLRYDPQRSFAPVSLTNLTSNLLVVNPALKVDSVAALAELARQRPGELTFSSSGNGTTSHLAGEMFKAAAHADIRHIPYKGTSGAINDFLAGRISMMIDTSSNFIEQVRQGKVRALAVTSRQRLAALPDVPSMSETPGFEDYEVSLWSGVLAPAGTPRPIIDRLNADIKAVMSAPQMVERMAGYGIQTTHSTPEAFAERIRVDTAKWARIIEQSGARAD is encoded by the coding sequence ATGAGAATGGCAAGTGCGCTGACCGCGGTCAGCCTGTGGCTCGGTGCGGGCCTGATATCGGCGGCCATGGCGGCCGGGGCCTATCCCGACAGGCCGGTGAAACTGATCGTGCCGTTCCCGGCCGGCGGCGCCACCGACCTGATGGCGCGGTCGCTGGCGCAGGGCCTGGGCGAAAAGCTGGGCCAGACCGTGGTGGTGGAGAACCGCGGCGGCGCCGGCGGCGCGATCGGCGCCGAGGCCGTGGCCACCGCCGCGCCCGACGGCTACACGCTGCTGTATTCGACCATGGGCGTGTTGACGATCAACCCGTCGCTGTACCCCAAGCTGCGCTACGACCCGCAGCGCAGCTTCGCGCCGGTGTCGCTGACCAACCTGACTTCCAATCTGCTGGTGGTCAACCCCGCGCTGAAGGTAGATTCGGTGGCCGCGCTGGCCGAACTGGCGCGGCAGCGGCCGGGCGAGCTGACCTTCAGCTCCTCGGGCAATGGCACCACCAGCCACCTGGCCGGCGAGATGTTCAAGGCCGCGGCCCATGCCGACATCCGCCACATTCCCTACAAGGGCACGTCGGGCGCCATCAACGATTTCCTGGCCGGCCGCATCTCGATGATGATCGACACCTCGTCCAACTTCATCGAGCAGGTCAGGCAGGGCAAGGTGCGGGCGCTGGCCGTGACCAGCCGCCAGCGGCTGGCGGCGCTGCCCGACGTGCCGTCGATGTCCGAGACGCCGGGGTTCGAGGACTACGAGGTCAGCCTGTGGTCGGGCGTGCTGGCGCCGGCGGGCACGCCGCGTCCCATCATCGACCGGCTGAACGCCGACATCAAGGCGGTGATGAGCGCGCCGCAGATGGTCGAGCGCATGGCCGGCTACGGCATCCAGACCACCCACAGCACGCCGGAGGCCTTCGCCGAGCGCATCCGCGTCGACACGGCCAAATGGGCGCGCATCATCGAACAGTCCGGCGCGCGGGCCGATTGA
- a CDS encoding Bug family tripartite tricarboxylate transporter substrate binding protein yields MLRSLLAAVATAVISVSAVAAYPERPVVLVNPYAAGGPADVVARSLARALEKRLGQPVVVENKAGGGASIGTGFVARAKPDGYTLLLGTSAGHVVTPLMQKTVYDGVKGFAFCSVVAVQPIMLVVNPSRGIRSVPELIARAKAEPGKLSYGSAGVGGATHLGAELFQQVAGVQLNHIPYAGASPAINDVVGGQTDLAMLNLSASLPFIRQGRLLALAYASDKRSPLLPDVPTLAEAGVPGADAATWYSLAAPAGTPADIVRMLSDAVRAVNEDPDYRRVMQEQAIELMALSPQEADAYVAKDQADMRRLLGTLGLLAK; encoded by the coding sequence ATGCTTCGATCCCTGCTGGCGGCCGTCGCCACGGCCGTCATTTCCGTGTCCGCCGTGGCGGCCTATCCCGAGCGGCCCGTCGTCCTGGTCAATCCCTATGCCGCCGGCGGGCCCGCCGACGTGGTGGCGCGCAGCCTGGCGCGGGCGCTGGAAAAGCGCCTGGGCCAGCCGGTGGTGGTGGAGAACAAGGCCGGCGGCGGCGCCTCCATCGGCACCGGCTTCGTGGCGCGCGCCAAGCCCGATGGCTACACGCTGCTGCTCGGCACCTCGGCCGGCCACGTGGTCACGCCGCTGATGCAGAAGACCGTGTACGACGGCGTCAAGGGTTTCGCCTTCTGCTCGGTGGTGGCGGTGCAGCCCATCATGCTGGTGGTCAATCCGTCGCGCGGCATCCGCAGCGTGCCCGAGCTGATCGCCCGCGCCAAGGCCGAGCCCGGCAAGCTGAGCTACGGCTCGGCCGGCGTGGGCGGCGCCACGCACCTGGGCGCCGAGTTGTTCCAGCAGGTCGCCGGGGTGCAGCTGAACCACATTCCCTATGCCGGCGCCTCGCCCGCCATCAACGACGTGGTGGGCGGACAGACCGACCTGGCCATGCTGAACCTGTCGGCCAGCCTGCCGTTCATCCGCCAGGGGCGGCTGCTGGCGCTGGCCTATGCCTCGGACAAGCGCTCGCCGCTGCTGCCCGATGTGCCGACGCTGGCCGAGGCCGGCGTGCCGGGCGCGGACGCGGCCACCTGGTACAGCCTGGCCGCGCCGGCCGGCACGCCCGCCGACATCGTGCGCATGCTGAGCGATGCCGTCCGGGCCGTGAACGAGGACCCCGACTACCGCCGCGTCATGCAGGAGCAGGCGATAGAGTTGATGGCATTGTCGCCCCAGGAAGCGGACGCCTACGTCGCCAAGGACCAGGCCGACATGCGCCGGCTGCTGGGCACGCTGGGCCTGCTGGCCAAATGA
- a CDS encoding flavin reductase family protein gives MNFDFSQLSTTNAFKLLSSVVVPRPIAWVVSQSAQGQRNAAPFSFFNVVSSDPPIVALGIGPRGGQLKDTSRNILETGEFVINLVSAELAAQMNHTSLDYVADVDELTRAGLATESSLVVAPPRIALSPAALECRVWQVLDAAPQRIIVLARVVALYLRDDALLDAQRFHVDTPALRLLGRMHGAGWYAHTSDLFQMRAPDAANDSAVRPAQGH, from the coding sequence ATGAATTTCGATTTCAGCCAACTGAGCACCACCAACGCCTTCAAGCTGCTCTCCAGCGTGGTGGTGCCGCGGCCCATCGCCTGGGTGGTGAGCCAGTCGGCGCAGGGGCAGCGCAACGCCGCGCCGTTCTCGTTCTTCAACGTGGTCAGCAGCGATCCGCCGATCGTGGCGCTGGGCATCGGCCCGCGCGGCGGCCAACTGAAAGACACCTCGCGCAACATCCTGGAGACCGGCGAGTTCGTCATCAACCTGGTGTCGGCCGAACTGGCCGCGCAGATGAACCACACCAGCCTGGACTACGTGGCCGACGTCGATGAGCTGACGCGCGCCGGGCTGGCGACCGAATCCTCGCTGGTGGTCGCGCCGCCGCGCATCGCGCTCAGCCCGGCGGCGCTGGAATGCCGCGTGTGGCAGGTGCTGGATGCCGCGCCGCAGCGCATCATCGTGCTGGCGCGGGTGGTGGCGCTGTACCTGCGCGACGACGCGCTGCTGGACGCGCAGCGCTTCCATGTGGACACCCCGGCGCTACGGCTGCTGGGCCGCATGCACGGCGCTGGCTGGTACGCGCACACCAGCGACCTGTTCCAGATGCGCGCGCCGGACGCCGCCAACGATTCGGCGGTGCGGCCCGCGCAGGGCCATTGA
- a CDS encoding glutathione S-transferase family protein: protein MKLHWSPRSPFVRKVMIVLYEAGIAERVTLVRTPVAMDKPNLDLVADNPLIKLPTLVLGDGTPVYDSRVICAYLDGLAGAGLLPADPAARLLAERRQALGDGFLDALLLYRQERNKPAEKQTQAWLDAFALKTRAVLAVLEAEAPALQASRFDLGLIAIGCALSYLDYRFPDLAWRDGHPRLARWHQDFSARPSVQRSQPDETP from the coding sequence ATGAAACTGCATTGGTCGCCGCGATCGCCTTTCGTGCGCAAGGTGATGATCGTCCTGTACGAAGCCGGCATCGCCGAGCGCGTGACGCTGGTGCGCACGCCGGTCGCGATGGACAAGCCCAACCTCGACCTGGTGGCCGACAACCCGCTGATCAAGCTGCCGACCCTGGTGCTGGGCGACGGCACGCCGGTCTACGACTCGCGCGTCATCTGCGCCTATCTGGACGGCCTGGCCGGCGCCGGCCTGCTGCCGGCGGACCCGGCCGCGCGCCTGCTGGCCGAGCGCCGCCAGGCGCTGGGCGACGGCTTCCTGGACGCGCTGCTGCTGTACCGGCAGGAGCGCAACAAGCCGGCCGAGAAGCAGACCCAGGCCTGGCTCGACGCCTTCGCGCTCAAGACCCGCGCCGTGTTGGCCGTGCTGGAGGCCGAGGCGCCCGCCCTGCAAGCCAGCCGCTTCGACCTGGGCCTGATCGCCATCGGTTGCGCGCTGTCGTATCTGGACTATCGTTTCCCGGATCTGGCCTGGCGCGATGGCCACCCGAGGTTGGCCCGCTGGCACCAGGACTTCAGCGCGCGGCCCTCGGTGCAGCGCAGCCAGCCCGACGAAACCCCTTGA
- a CDS encoding carboxymuconolactone decarboxylase family protein codes for MSRIPLPTPDSMSDDQKRVYERIVSGPRGRLVGPLRAALHNPELAERWQALGALLRFGTSLPPRVSELAIVVTARRWNSQIEWHIHAQAARAAGIADAVLDAIQARREPAFDNRDDEIVYAYARQLQETGQVEPALYAEAVQRWAAVGVVELTAVIGYYTMVSMTLNAHEIPMPDDAPAPLDLPQQDGHPALSRLAPLAGEGQA; via the coding sequence ATGAGCCGCATTCCCCTGCCCACGCCCGACAGCATGAGCGACGACCAGAAGCGCGTCTACGAGCGCATCGTCTCCGGTCCGCGCGGCCGGCTGGTCGGCCCCTTGCGCGCCGCGCTGCACAACCCCGAGCTGGCCGAGCGCTGGCAGGCGCTGGGCGCCTTGCTGCGCTTTGGCACCAGCCTGCCGCCGCGCGTCAGCGAGCTGGCCATCGTGGTCACCGCGCGGCGGTGGAACAGCCAGATCGAATGGCACATCCACGCCCAGGCCGCCCGCGCCGCCGGCATTGCGGACGCGGTGCTGGACGCCATCCAGGCGCGGCGCGAGCCGGCCTTCGACAACCGCGACGACGAAATCGTCTACGCCTACGCCCGCCAGCTGCAGGAGACCGGCCAGGTCGAGCCCGCCCTGTATGCCGAGGCGGTGCAGCGCTGGGCCGCCGTCGGCGTGGTCGAGCTGACCGCCGTCATCGGCTACTACACCATGGTGTCGATGACGCTGAACGCGCACGAGATCCCGATGCCGGACGACGCGCCCGCGCCGCTGGACCTGCCGCAACAGGACGGCCATCCGGCGCTGAGCCGGCTGGCGCCGCTGGCCGGGGAGGGCCAGGCATGA
- a CDS encoding amidohydrolase family protein: MTAPADSSQAYVPDSVETPRMPQAPAEALPPQACDTHCHVFGPYDRFPLWHPSSYAAPDAPAARYLRMLDTLGAARGVLVQPAPYGTHADALLDALAQGGDRLRGIAVADPSISDAQLRALHDGGVRGLRFVEARDPAGNLFPGSVGFDQVAALAPRMKHHGLHAQLWAPCDTYLRHLPALAKLDLPLVIDHLGSLVPARGDQDPAFQLLRGLLADGRLWMKLTLCRVGSAPDYENARFLHDAFVAANPDQVLWGSDWPFVRMGESAPSADALVAVAQRWLGDDATRRKVWVDNPARLYGFA, from the coding sequence ATGACCGCGCCCGCCGATTCCAGCCAGGCCTACGTGCCGGACAGCGTCGAAACGCCGCGCATGCCGCAGGCGCCCGCCGAAGCGCTGCCGCCCCAGGCCTGCGACACGCATTGCCACGTGTTCGGTCCCTACGACCGCTTTCCGCTGTGGCATCCGTCTTCCTACGCCGCGCCGGACGCGCCGGCGGCGCGCTATCTGCGCATGCTGGACACGCTGGGCGCGGCCCGTGGCGTGCTGGTGCAGCCGGCCCCCTATGGCACCCATGCGGACGCCTTGCTGGACGCCCTGGCCCAGGGCGGCGACCGCCTGCGCGGTATCGCCGTGGCCGACCCGTCGATCAGCGACGCGCAATTGCGGGCCCTCCATGATGGCGGCGTACGGGGGCTGCGCTTTGTCGAGGCGCGCGACCCGGCCGGCAACCTGTTCCCGGGCAGCGTGGGCTTCGACCAGGTCGCGGCGCTGGCCCCGCGCATGAAGCATCACGGCCTGCACGCGCAGCTGTGGGCGCCATGCGACACCTATCTGCGCCACCTGCCGGCGCTGGCGAAGCTGGACCTGCCGCTGGTGATCGACCACCTGGGCAGCCTGGTCCCGGCGCGTGGCGACCAGGACCCGGCGTTCCAGCTGCTGCGCGGCCTGCTGGCCGACGGCCGCCTGTGGATGAAGCTGACGCTGTGCCGCGTCGGCAGCGCGCCGGACTACGAGAATGCGCGCTTCCTCCACGACGCCTTCGTCGCCGCCAACCCCGACCAGGTGCTGTGGGGTTCTGACTGGCCGTTCGTGCGCATGGGCGAGTCGGCGCCATCCGCCGACGCCCTGGTGGCCGTGGCGCAGCGCTGGCTGGGCGACGACGCCACGCGCCGCAAGGTCTGGGTCGACAATCCGGCGCGGCTCTACGGCTTCGCCTGA